Proteins encoded in a region of the Vicinamibacteria bacterium genome:
- a CDS encoding glycoside hydrolase family 5 protein, whose protein sequence is MESCLAGLRRPLAPLVVLLALMGPLYGQEGPTPSRFARAQGRELVAADGTPLRLKGINLGNWLLPEGYMWRLQKGPQSPRQIQELVAELIGPDAARSFWRDFQDAYVTRSDIHYLKKIGIDSVRVPFDYRVLTPEEDSRVWLEAGFARLDQLIEWCRDEGLLVVLDMHAAPGGQTGRNIDNSWGHPFLFESEESEARAIAVWRRLAERYRDEAAVLGYDLLNEPIPNVPAYAPYKARLEAFYRKAVAGIREVDAHHVIFLGGANWDTDFSVFGPPFAPNLVYTFHKYWSPTDDASLRPFLDFRERYRVPLWLGETGENTDEWIDACRRLAERHGIGWCFWPYKKLVAPSCLASIAAPEGWDEIVAYATHRTADFEANAKIRPPLVRSRAVLGAFLANIRFENCRLNDGYRKALGLRGDEAAPSPRP, encoded by the coding sequence GTGGAATCGTGCCTGGCCGGTCTCCGCCGCCCCCTCGCCCCGCTGGTTGTCCTGCTCGCGCTCATGGGACCCCTCTACGGCCAGGAGGGCCCAACCCCCTCGCGCTTCGCCCGCGCCCAAGGCCGAGAGCTCGTGGCCGCGGACGGCACCCCGCTCCGCCTCAAGGGGATCAACCTCGGCAACTGGCTGCTCCCCGAGGGCTACATGTGGCGGCTCCAGAAGGGCCCCCAGTCTCCGCGGCAGATCCAGGAGTTGGTGGCCGAGCTCATCGGACCCGACGCCGCCCGGTCCTTCTGGCGGGACTTTCAAGACGCCTACGTGACGCGGAGCGACATCCATTATCTGAAGAAGATCGGCATCGACTCCGTGCGCGTCCCCTTCGACTACCGGGTCCTCACCCCGGAGGAGGATTCCCGAGTCTGGCTGGAGGCCGGCTTCGCTCGGCTCGACCAGCTCATCGAATGGTGTCGCGACGAGGGGCTGCTGGTGGTGCTGGACATGCACGCCGCGCCCGGAGGCCAGACCGGCCGCAACATCGACAACAGCTGGGGCCACCCCTTCCTATTCGAGAGCGAGGAGAGCGAGGCCCGGGCGATCGCGGTGTGGCGAAGGCTGGCCGAGCGCTATCGTGACGAGGCCGCCGTCTTGGGCTATGACCTCCTGAACGAGCCGATCCCCAACGTGCCGGCCTACGCTCCCTACAAGGCGCGGCTCGAGGCGTTCTATCGCAAGGCGGTGGCCGGGATCCGGGAGGTGGACGCCCACCACGTGATCTTTCTGGGGGGCGCCAATTGGGACACCGACTTCTCGGTCTTCGGGCCTCCCTTCGCGCCGAATCTCGTTTACACCTTCCACAAGTATTGGAGCCCGACGGATGACGCATCCCTGCGCCCCTTCCTCGACTTCCGGGAACGCTACCGGGTGCCGCTCTGGCTCGGGGAAACGGGGGAGAACACCGACGAGTGGATCGATGCCTGCCGCCGGCTCGCCGAACGGCACGGCATCGGATGGTGCTTCTGGCCCTACAAGAAGCTCGTCGCCCCGAGCTGCCTGGCCTCCATCGCGGCCCCCGAGGGTTGGGACGAGATCGTGGCCTACGCGACCCACCGCACCGCCGATTTCGAGGCGAATGCCAAGATCCGCCCCCCCTTGGTCAGGTCACGGGCCGTCCTGGGCGCCTTCCTCGCCAACATCCGTTTCGAAAACTGCCGCCTCAACGACGGCTACCGAAAGGCGTTGGGCCTCCGGGGGGACGAAGCCGCCCCCTCGCCCCGGCCCTGA
- the xylB gene encoding xylulokinase — MKRLFLGVDVSTTGVKALLVDGAGKVAASATTPLTLETPRPLWSEQDPQAWWAGATASIRAALAAAPAAGKDVAAVGLTGQMHGLVLLDEAERVLRPAILWNDQRTQAECEEIRSRMGGRAALVEVTGNDALTGFTAPKILWVRKHEPAVYARVRLVLLPKDYVRLRLSGEAAMDKADGSGTLLFDLAARAWSPRVLDRLEIPAAWLPRTFEGPEVTGRVTRKAAGETGLLEGTPVMAGGGDQSAGAVGAGAVKPGVVALTLGTSGVVFATTPRALVEPEGRLHALCHAVPGRWHFMGVTLSAAGSLQWYRDTLAPGTAFETLVQEAEAAPAGSDGLVFLPYLSGERTPYPDPLARGSFVGLTLRHRRSHLTRCILEGVAFSMRDCFELLKGAGLAEVRQVRVAGGGARSSLWRRIMASVLGVELVTVNSSEGAAYGAALLAGVGAENWPSVDAACEAVIAISGRDEPEPAWAGAYEELYPRFRELYPALSPTFARLGA, encoded by the coding sequence GTGAAGCGCCTCTTCCTCGGCGTCGACGTCTCCACCACGGGCGTCAAGGCCCTGCTCGTGGACGGGGCGGGGAAGGTGGCCGCGAGCGCCACCACGCCCCTCACCCTGGAGACCCCGAGGCCGCTCTGGTCGGAGCAGGACCCCCAGGCGTGGTGGGCGGGAGCGACGGCCAGCATTCGCGCCGCCCTGGCCGCCGCCCCGGCGGCGGGCAAGGATGTCGCCGCGGTGGGGCTCACCGGCCAGATGCACGGCCTCGTCCTCCTCGACGAGGCGGAGCGGGTGCTGCGGCCGGCGATTCTCTGGAACGATCAGCGCACGCAAGCCGAGTGCGAGGAGATCCGCTCGCGGATGGGCGGGAGGGCGGCCCTCGTCGAGGTCACGGGAAACGACGCCCTCACCGGCTTCACCGCGCCCAAGATCCTCTGGGTCCGGAAGCACGAGCCCGCCGTCTATGCGCGGGTGCGGCTGGTGCTCCTGCCCAAGGACTACGTCCGCCTGCGCCTGAGCGGGGAAGCGGCCATGGACAAGGCCGACGGCTCGGGAACGCTGCTCTTCGACCTGGCGGCGCGGGCCTGGTCTCCCCGGGTGCTGGACCGCCTCGAGATCCCCGCCGCTTGGCTGCCCAGAACCTTCGAGGGACCGGAGGTCACGGGGAGGGTGACAAGGAAGGCGGCGGGCGAGACCGGTCTTCTCGAGGGAACGCCGGTGATGGCGGGGGGGGGAGATCAGTCGGCGGGAGCGGTGGGTGCGGGAGCGGTCAAACCGGGAGTGGTGGCCCTGACCCTCGGCACCTCGGGGGTGGTCTTTGCCACCACTCCGCGCGCTCTGGTCGAGCCCGAGGGCCGACTCCACGCACTCTGCCACGCCGTGCCCGGGCGCTGGCACTTCATGGGAGTCACGCTCTCCGCCGCGGGCAGCCTCCAGTGGTACCGCGACACGCTCGCGCCGGGAACCGCCTTTGAGACCCTGGTCCAGGAAGCAGAGGCGGCTCCAGCCGGCAGCGACGGCCTCGTCTTCCTTCCTTATCTCTCAGGCGAGCGCACGCCCTATCCCGACCCCCTCGCCCGCGGCTCTTTTGTGGGCCTCACCCTGAGGCACCGACGCTCCCACCTCACCCGTTGCATCCTGGAGGGCGTCGCCTTCTCGATGCGCGATTGCTTCGAATTGCTCAAGGGCGCGGGACTGGCCGAGGTACGGCAGGTGCGGGTCGCCGGGGGCGGGGCCCGAAGCTCGCTGTGGCGACGCATCATGGCCAGCGTCCTGGGCGTCGAGCTCGTGACCGTCAACAGCAGCGAGGGCGCCGCCTACGGGGCGGCCCTTCTGGCCGGGGTGGGAGCGGAGAACTGGCCGAGCGTCGACGCCGCCTGCGAGGCGGTCATCGCGATCAGCGGCCGCGACGAGCCCGAGCCCGCGTGGGCCGGCGCCTATGAGGAGCTTTACCCCCGCTTCCGCGAGCTCTATCCCGCCCTGAGCCCCACCTTCGCCAGGCTCGGCGCCTGA
- the xylA gene encoding xylose isomerase: MSDPYQPRPEHKFTFGLWTVGNTGRDPFGEPVRPLLTPVELVHLLAEVGAYGVNFHDNDLVPIEASARERDTIVREFRKALEATGIKVPMATTNLFSDPAFKDGAFTANDARVRAYGLQKTMRSIDLGVELGAKVYVFWGGREGVETDASKNPLEALKRYREGLNFLTHYVKDQKYDLVFALEAKPNEPRHDIYLPTTGSILAFIETLDHPEMVGVNPELAHEHMSGLNFTHAIAQAWDAGKLFHIDLNDQAFGRYDQDLRFGSHSLKSCFFLVKFLEDVGYQGSRHFDSHAYRTEDVDGVKDFARASMRSYLIYKDKGRRWNEDKEIQALLREHSGLPSDGLPALDGYSRAAAEALKAASFDRRGLGARGLAYERLDQLTIEVILGVR; the protein is encoded by the coding sequence GTGAGTGACCCTTACCAGCCGCGGCCCGAGCACAAGTTCACCTTCGGCCTCTGGACGGTCGGCAATACGGGCCGTGACCCGTTCGGGGAGCCCGTACGGCCCCTGCTCACCCCCGTTGAGCTCGTCCACCTGCTGGCGGAGGTCGGGGCTTACGGCGTGAACTTCCATGACAACGACCTCGTGCCCATCGAGGCCTCCGCCCGGGAGCGCGACACGATCGTCCGCGAGTTCCGGAAGGCGCTGGAGGCGACCGGCATCAAGGTCCCGATGGCCACCACGAACCTGTTCTCGGACCCCGCGTTCAAGGACGGCGCCTTCACCGCCAACGACGCCCGGGTCCGGGCCTACGGCCTGCAGAAGACGATGCGCTCCATCGACCTCGGGGTGGAGCTGGGAGCCAAGGTCTACGTGTTCTGGGGCGGCCGGGAGGGCGTGGAGACGGATGCCAGCAAGAACCCGCTCGAGGCCTTGAAACGCTACCGCGAGGGGTTGAACTTCTTGACCCACTACGTGAAAGACCAGAAGTACGACCTCGTGTTCGCCCTCGAGGCCAAGCCCAACGAGCCCCGGCACGACATCTACCTTCCCACCACCGGCTCCATCCTGGCCTTCATCGAGACCCTCGACCACCCGGAGATGGTGGGCGTGAACCCCGAGCTCGCCCACGAGCACATGTCGGGCCTCAACTTCACCCACGCCATCGCCCAGGCCTGGGACGCGGGGAAGCTCTTTCACATCGACCTCAACGACCAGGCCTTCGGCCGCTACGACCAGGATCTGCGCTTCGGCTCCCACTCCTTGAAGTCCTGCTTCTTCCTCGTGAAGTTCCTGGAGGATGTCGGCTACCAGGGCAGCCGGCACTTCGACTCCCATGCCTACCGCACCGAAGACGTGGATGGGGTGAAGGACTTCGCGCGCGCGAGCATGCGCAGCTATCTCATCTACAAGGACAAGGGCCGGCGCTGGAACGAGGACAAGGAGATCCAGGCCCTGCTCCGCGAGCACTCCGGCCTGCCCAGCGACGGACTGCCCGCGCTCGATGGCTACAGCCGGGCCGCGGCGGAGGCGCTCAAGGCCGCGAGCTTCGACCGCCGGGGGCTCGGGGCCCGCGGGCTCGCCTACGAAAGGCTCGATCAGCTCACCATCGAGGTCATCCTCGGCGTCCGGTGA
- a CDS encoding sodium:solute symporter: MLVAAAAVSHRSLETLDIVIIGVYFLIIFGIGFYFSRKERTSEDYFLASRHVGWFAIGASLFVSNISTEHFIGLAGSGATSGLAVGHFEWLACVILLILGWVFVPFYLRSNVFTMPEFLERRFSRQCSIYLASISILAYIFTKISVHLYAAAIVLERVVGWNPMTAAVLLVVATGIYTVAGGLAAVIYTDLVQTLILLAGAIALTWIGLDQVGGFSALRAALPADYFSMIKPMDHPEFPWTGIFLGAPILGIWYWCTDQVIVQRVLSAKDEGHAKAGTIFAGFLKVLPVFILVLPGLIAVALYPQLFKMVNGHVTNGDIAYPTLVVSLLPTGLVGLMIAALLAALMGAMSSVFNSASTMVTLDFYKRLKPDASDRQLVGFGRLATGVMVVLGILWVPFIHLLSSQLYIYLQSVQAYISPPIAVCFIFGILWPRLNGTGAISSLLVGFVLGSVRFVFEVLDRSRHFDSPAIRWLVDMNFLHYAILMFWLCAAVLVGVSYLGPAPERKKLAGLTFATVDEKLDTTPVKGPKLDRETAREHKLNVFFTGLLLATVVGLWIYFR, encoded by the coding sequence ATGCTCGTCGCCGCCGCCGCCGTGAGCCACCGGAGCCTGGAGACCCTGGACATCGTCATCATCGGGGTCTACTTCCTGATCATCTTCGGGATCGGCTTCTACTTCTCGCGCAAGGAGCGGACCTCGGAGGACTACTTCCTGGCCAGCCGCCACGTGGGCTGGTTCGCGATCGGGGCCTCCCTCTTCGTCTCCAACATCTCAACCGAGCACTTCATCGGGCTGGCCGGCTCGGGGGCCACCTCGGGCCTGGCCGTGGGCCATTTCGAGTGGCTGGCCTGCGTGATCCTCCTCATCCTGGGCTGGGTCTTCGTCCCCTTCTATCTGCGCTCCAACGTCTTCACCATGCCCGAGTTCCTGGAGCGCCGGTTCAGCCGCCAGTGCAGCATCTATCTGGCCAGCATATCCATCCTGGCCTACATCTTCACCAAGATCTCCGTACACCTCTACGCGGCCGCGATCGTGCTGGAGCGGGTGGTCGGCTGGAACCCCATGACGGCGGCGGTGCTGCTGGTGGTCGCCACCGGCATCTACACCGTGGCCGGGGGCCTGGCCGCCGTCATCTACACCGATCTGGTCCAGACCCTGATCCTCCTCGCCGGGGCCATCGCTCTCACCTGGATTGGCCTCGACCAGGTAGGCGGGTTCTCCGCCCTCCGGGCGGCGCTGCCCGCCGACTACTTCAGCATGATCAAGCCCATGGACCACCCGGAGTTCCCCTGGACGGGGATCTTCCTGGGCGCCCCCATCCTGGGCATCTGGTATTGGTGCACGGACCAGGTGATCGTGCAGCGGGTGCTCTCCGCCAAGGACGAGGGGCACGCCAAGGCGGGCACCATCTTCGCGGGCTTTCTGAAGGTGCTGCCCGTCTTCATCCTGGTCCTTCCCGGTCTCATCGCGGTCGCCCTCTATCCCCAGCTCTTCAAGATGGTGAACGGCCATGTCACCAACGGAGACATTGCCTACCCCACCCTGGTGGTCAGCCTTCTTCCCACCGGCCTCGTCGGCCTGATGATCGCGGCCCTGCTGGCCGCCCTTATGGGGGCCATGAGCTCGGTCTTCAATTCCGCCTCAACCATGGTCACCCTCGACTTCTACAAGCGCCTCAAGCCCGACGCCTCGGACCGCCAGCTGGTGGGCTTCGGCCGCCTGGCCACCGGAGTCATGGTCGTGCTGGGGATCCTCTGGGTGCCCTTCATCCATCTCTTGAGCTCGCAGCTGTACATCTACCTGCAGAGCGTGCAGGCCTATATCAGCCCGCCCATCGCGGTCTGCTTCATCTTCGGCATCCTATGGCCCCGCCTCAACGGCACGGGGGCCATCAGCTCCCTGCTCGTGGGCTTCGTCCTGGGGTCGGTCCGTTTCGTCTTCGAGGTCCTGGATCGGAGCCGCCACTTCGACTCCCCGGCCATCCGCTGGCTGGTGGACATGAACTTCCTCCACTACGCGATCCTCATGTTCTGGCTCTGTGCGGCCGTGCTCGTGGGGGTGAGCTACCTGGGCCCCGCGCCCGAGCGCAAGAAGCTGGCCGGGCTCACCTTCGCGACCGTGGACGAGAAGCTCGACACCACCCCGGTCAAAGGACCGAAGTTGGATAGGGAAACCGCGCGGGAGCACAAATTGAACGTGTTCTTCACGGGCCTGCTCCTAGCCACCGTGGTCGGCCTCTGGATCTACTTCCGGTGA
- a CDS encoding alpha-amylase family glycosyl hydrolase has product MKARPGRGLPLVLVLAGFAAEGATLAPEVAKVEPPGWWPRHSIDPVRLLVRGRNLGGARVEAAASGLRARATGVNEAGTYLFLDVHVEAGAAPGPHPIRIRTAGGAADVPFDLLAPLPKGGRFQGFSPDDVVYLAMPDRFANGDPTNDDPPASKGLFDRRKARYYHGGDLQGIIDHLPYLKDLGVTALWLTPWYDNANQLNQRERYQNEAITDYHGYGATDFYGVEEHFGTLAKLKELVEAAHGRGIKVIQDQVANHTGPYHPWVRDPPTPTWYNGTEARHLANTWQTWTLPDPHATPELQKATLQGWFIDILPDLNQDDPEAARYLIQNALWWVGMTGLDAIRQDTLPYVPRRFWREWTAALKREYPKLTVVGEVSDGDPALVSFFQGGAARLDGIDTGVDTLFDYPLYYKVREAFARGKPLPAVAAMLAHDHLYRDPALLMTFLGLHDVSRFMNEPGASVRGLCLAYTFLMTARGTPLVYYGDEIGMAGGDDPDNRRDFPGGWRDDPRSAFLDAGRSPDEQAVFSHLRRLLHLRAELPALRRGSMANLALGEHSWAYARVANGQGVLVFLNNGEDAAEIDAPAAPAGLVEGALLEDRLGAAPSLRVVGGRLRVSLPGWSGAIYSRKPAPTP; this is encoded by the coding sequence GTGAAGGCCCGGCCGGGCCGGGGCCTTCCCCTCGTGCTCGTCCTGGCCGGCTTCGCCGCGGAGGGAGCGACGCTCGCCCCGGAGGTGGCGAAGGTGGAGCCGCCCGGCTGGTGGCCCCGCCATTCCATCGACCCCGTGAGGCTGCTGGTGCGGGGGCGGAACCTGGGGGGAGCGCGCGTGGAGGCCGCGGCCTCCGGGCTCCGGGCGAGGGCGACGGGGGTCAACGAGGCGGGGACCTACCTCTTCCTGGACGTGCACGTCGAGGCGGGGGCTGCCCCCGGGCCCCACCCGATCCGGATCCGCACCGCGGGCGGGGCGGCCGACGTGCCCTTCGACCTCCTTGCTCCGCTGCCGAAGGGGGGCCGCTTCCAGGGCTTCTCGCCGGACGACGTGGTCTACCTGGCCATGCCCGACCGGTTCGCCAACGGGGATCCGACCAACGACGACCCCCCCGCCTCGAAGGGGCTCTTCGACCGCCGCAAGGCGCGCTACTACCACGGGGGCGACCTGCAGGGGATCATCGACCACCTGCCTTACCTCAAGGACCTGGGCGTCACCGCGCTCTGGCTCACGCCCTGGTACGACAACGCCAACCAGCTGAACCAGCGCGAGCGCTACCAGAACGAAGCCATCACCGACTATCACGGCTATGGCGCCACCGATTTCTACGGGGTGGAGGAGCACTTTGGGACCCTGGCCAAGCTCAAGGAGCTGGTGGAGGCCGCCCACGGACGGGGGATCAAGGTCATCCAGGACCAGGTCGCCAACCACACCGGCCCCTATCATCCTTGGGTGAGGGACCCTCCCACCCCCACCTGGTACAACGGCACCGAGGCGCGGCACCTCGCCAACACCTGGCAGACCTGGACCCTGCCCGACCCCCACGCCACCCCGGAGCTGCAAAAGGCCACGCTCCAGGGCTGGTTCATCGACATCCTGCCCGACCTCAATCAGGACGACCCCGAGGCGGCCCGCTACCTGATTCAGAACGCGCTCTGGTGGGTGGGCATGACGGGCCTGGACGCCATCCGCCAGGACACCCTGCCCTACGTGCCCCGTCGCTTCTGGCGCGAGTGGACGGCCGCGCTCAAACGCGAGTACCCCAAGCTCACGGTGGTGGGGGAGGTCTCCGACGGCGACCCCGCCCTGGTCTCGTTCTTCCAAGGAGGCGCGGCCCGCCTGGACGGGATCGACACCGGAGTGGACACCCTGTTCGACTACCCCCTCTACTACAAGGTTCGGGAGGCGTTCGCCCGCGGGAAGCCCCTCCCCGCAGTGGCCGCGATGCTGGCCCACGACCATCTGTACCGCGATCCCGCCCTCCTCATGACCTTCCTGGGCCTGCACGACGTGTCCCGGTTCATGAACGAGCCGGGGGCGAGCGTTCGCGGGCTTTGCCTGGCCTACACCTTCCTGATGACCGCCCGCGGGACCCCCCTGGTCTACTACGGGGACGAGATCGGCATGGCCGGCGGCGACGACCCCGACAACCGCCGCGATTTCCCGGGCGGCTGGAGGGACGACCCGCGGAGCGCGTTCCTGGACGCGGGCCGAAGCCCCGACGAGCAGGCGGTCTTCTCTCACCTGCGGAGGCTCCTCCACCTGCGCGCGGAGCTCCCCGCTCTGCGCCGCGGCTCCATGGCCAACCTGGCCTTGGGCGAGCACAGCTGGGCCTATGCCCGCGTGGCCAACGGCCAGGGGGTCCTCGTCTTCCTCAACAACGGAGAAGACGCGGCGGAGATCGACGCCCCCGCTGCACCCGCCGGCCTCGTCGAGGGCGCCCTCCTTGAGGATCGGCTGGGGGCCGCCCCCTCGCTGCGGGTTGTGGGCGGGCGCCTCCGGGTCTCCCTGCCCGGCTGGTCGGGTGCGATCTACTCCCGCAAGCCCGCGCCCACGCCTTGA
- a CDS encoding MFS transporter encodes MERPQLSFWQIWNMSFGFLGIQFGWGLQMANMSAIYEYLGASPDQIPMLWLAAPLTGLLVQPVIGSMSDRTWGRLGRRRPYFLTGALLSSAALLLMPNSGALWMAAGLLWILDASINVSMEPFRAFVADLLPEDQRTRGFAMQSLFIGLGAAVASALPWLMTHLFGVGGAGGPMPGIPLNVTLSFYLGAVAFLGAVLWTIGSTKEYPPEDLEAFRRGQREKAGLLAGTREILSAIAQMPLTMRRLGWVQVCTWFGLYCMWLYFPVAVAHNIFGAPDQASPLYHEGVEWAGVCFAAYSVVCFAFSFALPAIARVLGRRATHTLCLLAGAAGLLSVGVIHSKLPLLLCMAGVGVAWASTLSMPYAILAGSIPPARTGTYMGIFNFFIVIPEIVASFGFGWVMLHLLANNRLAAVTVGGGSMGLAALLMQRVREDTPERAPAGRPALEGAAK; translated from the coding sequence ATGGAGAGGCCGCAACTGAGCTTCTGGCAGATCTGGAACATGAGCTTCGGCTTCCTGGGCATCCAGTTCGGGTGGGGCCTGCAAATGGCGAACATGAGCGCCATCTACGAGTACCTGGGCGCCTCCCCGGACCAGATCCCCATGCTCTGGCTGGCCGCGCCCCTCACCGGCCTGCTCGTCCAGCCCGTCATCGGCAGCATGAGCGACCGAACCTGGGGTCGGCTGGGACGGCGGCGCCCCTACTTCCTGACCGGGGCTTTGCTCAGCTCCGCCGCCCTCCTGCTCATGCCCAACTCCGGGGCCTTGTGGATGGCGGCCGGCCTGCTCTGGATCCTGGACGCCTCCATCAACGTGAGCATGGAGCCCTTCCGCGCCTTCGTGGCCGACCTCCTGCCCGAGGACCAGCGCACCCGCGGCTTCGCCATGCAGAGCCTCTTCATCGGCCTGGGGGCTGCGGTGGCCTCCGCCCTCCCCTGGCTCATGACCCATCTCTTCGGCGTCGGGGGCGCGGGCGGGCCAATGCCGGGCATCCCCCTGAACGTGACGCTCTCGTTCTACCTGGGCGCGGTCGCCTTCCTGGGAGCGGTCCTCTGGACCATCGGGAGCACGAAGGAGTACCCGCCCGAGGACCTCGAGGCCTTTCGGCGCGGGCAGAGGGAGAAGGCGGGCCTCCTCGCGGGCACGCGGGAGATCCTCTCCGCGATCGCCCAGATGCCCTTGACCATGAGACGGCTGGGCTGGGTGCAGGTCTGCACCTGGTTCGGCTTGTACTGCATGTGGCTCTACTTCCCGGTGGCGGTGGCCCACAACATCTTTGGGGCCCCCGACCAGGCCTCGCCCCTCTACCACGAGGGGGTGGAGTGGGCGGGGGTGTGCTTCGCCGCCTACTCGGTGGTCTGCTTCGCCTTCTCCTTTGCCTTGCCCGCGATCGCGCGCGTCTTGGGCCGCCGCGCCACCCACACCCTGTGCCTGCTGGCGGGGGCGGCGGGTCTGCTCTCGGTGGGCGTGATCCACAGCAAGCTCCCCCTCCTTCTCTGCATGGCCGGGGTGGGCGTCGCCTGGGCCAGCACCCTCTCCATGCCCTACGCCATCCTGGCCGGCTCCATACCCCCCGCGCGCACCGGTACCTACATGGGCATCTTCAACTTCTTCATCGTCATTCCCGAGATCGTGGCCTCGTTCGGCTTCGGCTGGGTCATGCTCCACCTCCTCGCCAACAACCGCCTGGCCGCGGTGACGGTGGGGGGCGGCTCCATGGGGCTGGCTGCCCTCCTCATGCAGCGCGTCCGCGAGGACACCCCGGAGCGGGCGCCCGCCGGGCGGCCCGCCCTGGAGGGGGCCGCGAAGTGA
- a CDS encoding acyloxyacyl hydrolase produces MRASLRAAGLTLAAAGLAGGAMAGEPSVLDISGGAYDANKRRAPAAEFGLQYRSGGTLFILHAMAGAMVTTNGALNAYGGFSFDLPLGRAPVVRLSFAPGYYRAGGGKDLGYPLEFRSGIELGWRFHDWRVGVELYHLSNASLARHNPGEESLILTLAFPLHF; encoded by the coding sequence ATGCGGGCTTCCCTCCGCGCGGCGGGGCTCACTCTGGCCGCGGCCGGCCTGGCCGGAGGAGCGATGGCCGGAGAGCCCTCCGTCCTCGACATCTCGGGGGGGGCCTACGACGCCAACAAGAGGCGGGCTCCGGCGGCCGAGTTCGGCCTTCAGTACCGGTCCGGGGGAACGCTCTTCATCCTGCACGCGATGGCGGGGGCCATGGTCACGACGAACGGGGCCTTGAACGCCTATGGAGGATTCAGCTTCGATCTGCCCCTGGGCCGGGCCCCCGTGGTGCGCCTCAGCTTCGCCCCCGGCTACTACCGCGCGGGAGGCGGCAAGGACCTCGGCTATCCCCTCGAGTTCCGCTCCGGAATAGAGCTGGGGTGGCGCTTCCACGACTGGCGGGTGGGGGTGGAGCTCTACCACCTCTCCAACGCGAGCCTGGCCCGCCACAACCCCGGGGAGGAGAGCCTCATCTTGACCCTCGCCTTTCCCCTACATTTCTGA
- a CDS encoding VOC family protein: protein MANPFVHVELSCTDVGKAKTFYGKLFDWKLEDVPMGSGGSYTMINVGQGTGGGIMKNPVPGRPSAWLAYVEVGDVEAATKKAKSLGATVMQDVTEVPGMGWFSVIVDPTGAALGLWKPKGA from the coding sequence ATGGCGAATCCTTTTGTACACGTGGAGCTGAGCTGCACCGATGTCGGCAAGGCTAAGACTTTCTACGGGAAGCTGTTTGACTGGAAGCTCGAGGACGTCCCGATGGGAAGCGGCGGCAGCTACACCATGATCAATGTGGGCCAGGGAACGGGGGGTGGAATCATGAAGAATCCGGTTCCCGGGCGCCCGTCGGCCTGGCTCGCCTACGTCGAGGTCGGCGACGTCGAAGCCGCCACCAAGAAGGCAAAATCCCTGGGCGCCACCGTCATGCAGGATGTGACCGAGGTGCCGGGTATGGGTTGGTTCAGCGTCATCGTCGACCCGACCGGCGCGGCCCTGGGTCTCTGGAAGCCAAAGGGGGCTTAA